One Candidatus Tectomicrobia bacterium genomic region harbors:
- a CDS encoding sigma-54-dependent Fis family transcriptional regulator — protein sequence MNNRERLLVVDDEENIRLFLRKLLSSEGYEVEVAASGEEAVSVSSGNPFDLFILDLFLPGQDGLATLRRLRRGSPDAPCIIITAHGTIPSAVDAIKSGAEEYVTKPFRAEEILHAVSRALERIRLSREVARLRRELEDRYGIGGFIGKSVRIAEMLRQVERVAASVAPVLIYGESGTGKELLARAIHFASPRRKAPFVVIDCTAIPENIQESELFGHAKGAFTGAVALKRGLLEDADGGTVFLDEVGDLMPATQGKLLRALQQGTFRRVGDNRPITVDVRVVSATNKDLAEEIRHGHFREDLFYRLSVVRLEVPPLRERREDIPILAEHFLERAAKRGASRRRITPEVLNALLAWDWPGNVRELENAIERACLLSQGEALALEDLPPEVTKGAGELELGEGSGRYSLAHALARMSRGVERQMISRALSACKGNRTEAARSLGVSRRTLLYKMKRLHIK from the coding sequence TTGAATAACCGGGAGCGCCTCCTGGTGGTCGACGACGAAGAGAACATTCGCCTTTTTCTTCGGAAGCTCCTTTCCTCGGAAGGCTATGAAGTGGAAGTCGCGGCGTCCGGCGAAGAGGCGGTGAGCGTTTCGTCGGGAAATCCCTTCGACCTGTTTATCCTCGATCTGTTCCTCCCCGGCCAGGATGGGCTCGCGACCCTACGGAGACTCCGGAGAGGGTCCCCCGACGCGCCCTGCATCATCATCACGGCGCACGGCACCATCCCCTCGGCGGTGGACGCGATCAAGTCGGGCGCCGAGGAATATGTCACCAAGCCGTTCCGGGCGGAGGAGATTCTGCATGCGGTTTCCCGCGCGCTGGAGCGGATACGGCTCTCGCGCGAGGTCGCCCGGCTCCGCAGGGAGCTGGAAGACCGGTATGGCATCGGCGGCTTCATCGGAAAGAGCGTTCGGATCGCCGAGATGCTGCGGCAGGTGGAGCGGGTCGCCGCCTCCGTCGCGCCCGTGCTCATCTACGGAGAGAGCGGAACGGGAAAGGAGCTTCTCGCGCGGGCCATCCATTTCGCCAGCCCGCGCCGGAAAGCCCCCTTCGTGGTCATCGATTGCACGGCGATCCCGGAGAATATCCAGGAAAGCGAGTTGTTCGGGCACGCAAAGGGGGCCTTCACGGGCGCCGTCGCATTGAAGCGGGGCCTCCTCGAGGATGCGGACGGCGGCACCGTCTTCCTGGACGAGGTGGGGGACCTCATGCCCGCCACGCAAGGGAAGCTCTTGCGCGCGCTGCAGCAGGGGACGTTCCGCCGGGTGGGCGACAACCGCCCGATCACTGTCGACGTCCGCGTGGTTTCGGCCACGAACAAGGACCTGGCCGAGGAAATCCGCCATGGGCATTTCCGCGAGGATCTTTTCTATCGTCTCTCCGTCGTCCGCCTGGAGGTTCCTCCGTTGCGGGAGAGGAGAGAGGATATTCCGATTCTTGCGGAGCATTTCCTGGAGAGGGCGGCGAAGCGCGGAGCCTCCAGGCGGAGGATCACCCCCGAAGTCCTGAACGCCCTGCTCGCGTGGGATTGGCCCGGGAATGTGCGGGAACTGGAGAATGCGATTGAGCGGGCGTGTCTTTTGTCGCAGGGCGAGGCGCTCGCGCTGGAGGACTTGCCGCCGGAGGTGACCAAGGGAGCCGGGGAGCTGGAGTTGGGGGAGGGCTCCGGGCGGTATTCGTTGGCCCATGCCCTCGCCCGGATGAGCCGCGGGGTGGAGCGCCAGATGATTTCGCGGGCGCTTTCGGCCTGCAAGGGGAACCGGACGGAGGCCGCCCGGTCTCTCGGCGTCAGCCGCCGAACCCTTTTGTACAAGATGAAACGGCTGCACATTAAGTGA